One window of the Shewanella khirikhana genome contains the following:
- a CDS encoding S16 family serine protease yields the protein MHPSFIPVQRLSPSFTLPSGLNDNPGIGHLLLCQDRVTDAFALTGKIANQQMFLADFAGVHRPSLFKALAQAFPRPLKELVARRDGDSTELQWQEIQAGSHGCIAKERGQHTLLGSRLTRADLIGRIEDDGKGKSQYQPGALASYAYVFIDVEAVYRREGLWQLLVEILERGSYKVGKDTLVPLQSSIILVGSALQYVELRSHDSSFAEHFPLLGEVAHELDLTQKSEQEYGLWLKALAFDAGFTLQNCAMAPLFSFSARECEHQQRLSLASQDMVQLFAQAAAYSQSNDISGAAIDKALRQLQRRHNSSERFSAQSFDDSFINLPTSGEMVGQINGLTVIDSVDYAYGEPARITTTVHYGDGEVADIERKSELGGNIHAKGMMILSACLYRIFGRDAPLHLNANIVFEQSYQEIDGDSASLAEYCCLMSAIAEQPIKQSLAITGALDQFGNVQAIGGVNEKIEGFFNLCERRGLTGEQGVIIPKANMLQLNLAPKVIDAVSKGLFHVYQVAHMDEAVELLMSLPAGVADEEHNFPENTLYGLVQARLDKLAGDEPDELPQGFFAGLLAKWPFSRD from the coding sequence ATGCACCCTTCTTTTATTCCCGTCCAGCGGCTCTCCCCTTCTTTTACCTTGCCAAGTGGGTTAAATGATAATCCCGGCATTGGCCATTTGCTGCTGTGTCAGGACCGAGTGACCGACGCCTTTGCCCTCACCGGTAAAATCGCCAACCAGCAAATGTTTCTGGCAGACTTTGCCGGTGTTCACCGCCCTTCTTTGTTTAAAGCACTGGCACAGGCATTCCCAAGGCCGCTCAAAGAGCTGGTGGCACGCCGTGACGGCGACAGCACTGAGCTGCAGTGGCAGGAAATCCAAGCCGGTAGCCATGGCTGTATCGCCAAAGAACGTGGCCAGCACACCTTGCTTGGCAGTCGCCTGACCCGCGCCGATTTGATTGGGCGAATTGAAGACGATGGCAAAGGCAAGAGCCAATATCAGCCAGGTGCCCTGGCAAGTTATGCCTATGTGTTTATTGATGTGGAAGCCGTGTATCGCCGCGAAGGTTTGTGGCAACTGCTGGTAGAGATCCTTGAGCGTGGCAGCTACAAGGTGGGTAAAGATACGCTGGTGCCACTGCAATCCAGCATTATCCTGGTGGGCAGCGCCCTGCAATATGTGGAGCTTAGAAGCCACGATAGCAGCTTTGCCGAACACTTCCCGCTGCTGGGCGAAGTGGCCCATGAACTGGATCTGACCCAAAAGTCCGAGCAGGAATATGGTCTCTGGCTCAAGGCATTGGCTTTTGATGCAGGCTTTACCCTGCAAAACTGCGCCATGGCGCCACTCTTTAGCTTCTCTGCCCGAGAATGTGAGCATCAGCAGCGCTTGTCTCTGGCAAGCCAGGACATGGTACAGCTGTTCGCTCAAGCCGCGGCTTATAGCCAAAGCAATGACATCAGCGGCGCCGCCATCGACAAAGCACTGCGCCAGTTGCAGCGCCGCCACAACAGCTCCGAGCGCTTCTCGGCGCAAAGCTTCGACGACAGTTTTATCAACCTGCCCACCAGTGGCGAAATGGTTGGTCAGATTAATGGCCTGACCGTTATCGACAGTGTCGACTATGCCTACGGCGAACCGGCACGCATCACCACCACTGTGCACTATGGCGACGGTGAAGTGGCCGATATCGAACGCAAGTCCGAGCTTGGCGGTAACATTCACGCCAAGGGCATGATGATCCTCTCGGCCTGTCTGTACCGGATCTTTGGCCGTGATGCGCCGCTGCACCTCAATGCCAATATCGTTTTTGAGCAGTCCTATCAGGAAATCGATGGCGACAGCGCCTCACTGGCCGAATACTGCTGTTTGATGTCGGCCATTGCAGAGCAGCCAATAAAACAATCACTTGCAATAACAGGTGCACTGGATCAGTTCGGCAACGTGCAGGCAATTGGCGGCGTGAACGAAAAAATTGAAGGCTTCTTCAATCTGTGTGAGCGCCGGGGCCTCACTGGCGAGCAAGGGGTTATCATTCCCAAGGCCAATATGCTGCAGCTTAATCTGGCCCCCAAGGTGATAGATGCCGTCTCCAAGGGCTTATTCCATGTGTATCAGGTTGCCCATATGGATGAAGCCGTTGAGCTGTTGATGTCGCTGCCCGCGGGCGTTGCTGATGAAGAACATAACTTCCCCGAGAACACCCTTTATGGCCTGGTTCAGGCCAGGCTGGATAAGCTTGCCGGTGACGAACCCGACGAATTGCCCCAGGGCTTTTTTGCCGGACTGCTCGCAAAATGGCCATTTTCACGGGACTGA
- the rmf gene encoding ribosome modulation factor, with product MKRQKRDRMDRAFSKGFQAGAGGRSKEMCPYTNLDSRSQWLGGWREGVDGRMSGLFTK from the coding sequence ATGAAAAGACAAAAACGAGATCGCATGGACAGAGCTTTTTCCAAGGGGTTCCAAGCCGGAGCCGGGGGACGCTCAAAAGAGATGTGCCCTTACACTAATCTTGATTCACGCTCACAATGGCTAGGAGGCTGGCGTGAGGGGGTAGATGGCCGAATGTCCGGGCTCTTTACCAAGTAA
- the uvrC gene encoding excinuclease ABC subunit UvrC, with product MYDAAGEVIYVGKAKDLKKRLSSYFRTNLPNVKTQALVSNIANVDVTLTHSETEALILENDYIKQYMPKYNVLLRDDKSYPYILLSRHTHPRLAYHRGAQREKGEYFGPYPNGGAVRESLNLMQKLFPIRQCEDAYYRARSRPCLQYQIGRCSAPCVGKISDEDYSEQVRLATLFLRGKDQQVIAALVAKMEAAAMAMEYEAAARYRDQIQALRKVAEQQNVSGQQGDMDVIGVHYASGIACFHILFIREGKIFGSRSYFPAVPDATELAEVLRAFMLQFYLGNEAHRSIPKEVVLGDDFEDLHELEAAMQDSLGHKLEIKTRVRAERAAFLRLASTNAANAVATKLAHKSTVEQRMELLEEVLGLGAPIQRMECFDISHTMGESTVASCVVFNREGPHKSEYRRYNITGITGGDDYAAMAQALSRRFDKIERTGKVPDVLFIDGGLGQLRAAMAIVNDKFADMDRKPLLVGVAKGESRKPGLETLIFGGSEAEFSLESDNPALHLIQHIRDESHRFAITGHRAKRQQTRNTSSLESIPGIGPKRRKALLQYLGGLQQVKNASVAELAKVPGISAEMAQTIHDALRG from the coding sequence ATGTACGATGCCGCCGGCGAAGTGATTTACGTCGGTAAAGCCAAAGATTTAAAAAAACGCCTGTCCTCTTACTTTCGGACCAATCTGCCCAATGTAAAAACCCAGGCGCTGGTGAGTAATATCGCCAATGTGGATGTCACCCTGACCCACAGCGAAACCGAAGCCCTGATTCTTGAAAACGACTACATCAAGCAGTACATGCCCAAATACAATGTGCTGCTCAGAGACGACAAGTCGTACCCCTACATATTACTAAGCCGTCACACCCATCCCAGGCTTGCATACCATCGAGGCGCCCAGCGCGAGAAGGGCGAATATTTCGGTCCTTATCCCAATGGCGGCGCCGTGCGCGAAAGCCTGAATTTGATGCAAAAGCTGTTTCCCATCCGCCAATGTGAAGATGCCTACTATCGCGCCCGTTCGCGGCCCTGTTTGCAGTATCAGATTGGCCGCTGCTCAGCGCCCTGTGTCGGAAAAATCAGCGATGAGGATTACAGCGAGCAGGTGCGGCTCGCCACCTTATTCCTGCGCGGTAAAGATCAGCAGGTGATAGCAGCCCTGGTGGCCAAAATGGAAGCGGCGGCCATGGCAATGGAATATGAGGCCGCAGCCCGTTACCGCGACCAAATCCAGGCGCTTCGTAAGGTCGCCGAGCAGCAAAATGTGTCCGGGCAGCAAGGGGATATGGACGTTATCGGGGTGCATTACGCCTCTGGTATCGCCTGTTTTCATATTCTGTTTATCCGCGAAGGCAAAATCTTCGGCAGCCGCAGCTATTTTCCGGCCGTGCCCGATGCCACAGAGCTTGCCGAAGTGCTGCGCGCCTTTATGCTGCAGTTTTATTTGGGTAACGAAGCCCACCGCAGTATTCCCAAAGAAGTGGTGCTGGGGGATGACTTTGAAGACTTGCACGAGCTTGAAGCGGCGATGCAGGACTCCCTTGGTCATAAGCTGGAAATTAAAACCCGGGTGAGGGCGGAGCGAGCGGCGTTTTTACGCCTCGCCAGCACCAATGCCGCCAATGCGGTTGCCACCAAGCTTGCCCACAAGAGTACCGTTGAGCAGCGGATGGAGCTTCTTGAAGAAGTGCTGGGGCTTGGTGCGCCTATCCAGCGGATGGAGTGCTTCGACATCAGCCATACCATGGGTGAAAGTACCGTGGCCTCCTGTGTGGTGTTTAACCGCGAAGGGCCGCACAAGAGTGAGTATCGGCGCTACAACATTACCGGGATCACCGGCGGCGACGACTATGCCGCCATGGCACAGGCTCTATCGCGCCGTTTTGATAAGATTGAACGTACCGGCAAGGTGCCTGATGTGCTGTTTATCGATGGCGGCCTGGGGCAGCTGCGCGCCGCGATGGCAATAGTGAATGACAAGTTTGCCGATATGGATCGTAAGCCGCTGCTGGTTGGCGTGGCTAAAGGGGAGAGCCGTAAACCCGGGCTTGAAACCCTGATTTTCGGTGGCAGCGAGGCCGAGTTCTCGCTTGAGTCCGACAATCCGGCGCTGCATTTGATCCAGCATATCCGCGATGAGTCCCATCGCTTTGCCATTACCGGACACAGAGCCAAGCGCCAACAAACCCGCAATACCTCCAGCCTGGAATCCATCCCCGGCATAGGGCCAAAAAGACGCAAGGCATTGCTGCAATATCTTGGTGGATTACAGCAGGTTAAAAATGCCAGTGTGGCTGAGCTGGCCAAGGTTCCCGGGATCAGCGCAGAAATGGCGCAAACTATCCATGACGCATTGCGGGGGTGA
- the uvrY gene encoding UvrY/SirA/GacA family response regulator transcription factor: MISVYLVDDHELVRTGIRRILEDERGIKVVGEAPDGETAVSWAKQNEADVVLMDMNMPGIGGIEATRKILRYQPHSRIIMLSMHTEDPFPTKVMQAGAFGFLSKSARPPEVIQAIRQVACGQRYLAPEIAQQMALSQLTQTDENPFKQLSERELQIAMMIINSMKVNDIAEQLNLSPKTVNSYRYRLFAKLGIGSDVELTRLAIRHKIIDPGKF, translated from the coding sequence TTGATTTCTGTATATTTGGTCGACGATCACGAACTGGTTCGCACCGGGATCCGCAGGATTTTGGAAGACGAACGGGGCATCAAGGTAGTAGGTGAGGCGCCAGACGGAGAAACTGCCGTCAGCTGGGCCAAGCAGAATGAGGCCGACGTCGTGCTGATGGACATGAACATGCCCGGCATTGGCGGTATTGAAGCGACCCGTAAAATCCTGCGCTACCAACCCCATTCGCGGATCATCATGTTGTCGATGCACACCGAAGATCCGTTTCCAACCAAGGTGATGCAAGCCGGCGCCTTCGGCTTTTTAAGTAAAAGTGCCAGACCACCGGAAGTGATCCAGGCGATTCGCCAGGTTGCCTGCGGCCAACGTTATCTGGCGCCTGAGATTGCGCAGCAAATGGCCTTAAGCCAGCTGACCCAAACCGATGAGAACCCCTTTAAGCAGCTGTCTGAGCGTGAGCTGCAAATCGCCATGATGATCATCAACAGCATGAAGGTGAACGACATCGCCGAGCAGCTGAATCTGAGCCCGAAAACCGTGAACAGCTACCGTTACCGCCTGTTTGCCAAGCTGGGCATTGGCAGTGATGTAGAGCTGACCCGTCTGGCTATCCGTCATAAAATCATCGACCCCGGCAAGTTCTGA
- the pgsA gene encoding CDP-diacylglycerol--glycerol-3-phosphate 3-phosphatidyltransferase yields the protein MPFNLPIALTFFRLFLLPVFVVFFYLPYSWAPFAAAFVFWLAAITDALDGYAARKLGQLTRFGAFLDPVADKVMVVTALVLLVADYNSPWMTLPALFMIGREIVISALREWMAEIGKRGAVAVSWIGKYKTAAQMVAIIGLIWKPNAFLIDLAYGLFYFAAILTFWSMMSYIMAAWKDLTAE from the coding sequence ATGCCGTTTAACTTACCCATCGCCTTGACCTTCTTCCGGCTGTTCCTGTTGCCGGTTTTCGTGGTGTTCTTCTATTTACCCTACAGCTGGGCGCCCTTTGCGGCGGCATTTGTGTTTTGGCTGGCGGCCATTACCGATGCACTCGACGGCTACGCCGCCCGTAAATTGGGGCAATTAACCCGTTTTGGTGCCTTTTTGGATCCTGTTGCCGATAAGGTCATGGTGGTAACTGCCTTGGTGCTGCTGGTGGCCGACTACAATTCGCCCTGGATGACCCTGCCGGCACTGTTTATGATTGGCCGCGAAATCGTGATTTCAGCGCTGCGTGAATGGATGGCGGAAATTGGCAAGCGCGGCGCCGTTGCCGTGTCCTGGATTGGAAAGTACAAAACCGCTGCCCAGATGGTGGCGATTATTGGTCTTATCTGGAAACCCAACGCGTTTTTGATTGATTTGGCCTATGGTCTTTTCTATTTCGCCGCCATTCTGACCTTCTGGTCGATGATGAGTTACATCATGGCAGCCTGGAAAGATCTCACCGCTGAATAA
- a CDS encoding DUF3466 family protein, whose amino-acid sequence MKLQLEKALSLVALGVLGALGSAQAAPVYEIKNLEDFDLKGTLEGTRTGYAMGVNANNELVGIAKGRKKLSSDDVEGGIIDVDDGISDEEKITYSVLKPIVANNFTFSAGANGAAGAWVPTFESINGTTDPKDTDVNVPETVNSVDTFYYGINDDGLKVGAMTAPEKKLEYTGTDTEQDYWYYRDYEIRGVVKTPTAEIELTPPYVEYTSTKSGETDKKAYLGGTSAATAIAGNFITGYASTDISRYGGERAQLCLDNVGTTNATPLDICIQNEQYPNTSGNRNIQYQTRAYVWQLEGDAATGTALPLGLTPASDSTLTYTAQGLGINLDGTVAGRSHVNRNGNDDYFRMDAAYWTRKDDGSYEYHWVPVVNLDDVRSSIAYDINDNGILVGSYNSYIQGYTRDKFFYFDTKATDAKPVVPNDFYSTQSDLSSRGKAINNKGQVVGFIETTHDKEKPRPKAGFLFDMNAKEGGEFSNLNNLLTCESKGFEKGADGNWQRHKVQVEDGSGKTLSYDSDIQIVEANGINEEGVIVGTAFIRKPVYKTDENGLPVVENGKFVFELDGNGNPVTSYLPRAVVLEPASGAEACTVIDGDTGGEKYERQGAATLLGLLLLPLVWLRRRVR is encoded by the coding sequence ATGAAGTTACAGTTGGAAAAGGCATTGTCCCTGGTGGCTTTGGGTGTGCTGGGTGCACTTGGAAGTGCTCAGGCCGCACCGGTTTACGAAATTAAAAACCTCGAAGATTTTGACCTTAAAGGCACCCTCGAAGGCACCCGTACCGGCTACGCCATGGGCGTAAACGCCAACAATGAATTGGTGGGTATCGCCAAGGGCCGTAAGAAATTGTCCAGTGATGACGTGGAAGGCGGCATCATCGACGTGGACGACGGGATCTCCGACGAAGAGAAGATCACCTACTCTGTGCTCAAGCCGATTGTGGCGAATAACTTTACCTTCTCGGCGGGCGCCAACGGCGCGGCCGGTGCCTGGGTTCCCACCTTTGAAAGCATCAACGGCACCACAGATCCCAAAGATACTGATGTCAATGTGCCTGAAACCGTGAACTCGGTGGATACCTTCTACTACGGGATCAATGATGACGGCCTGAAAGTTGGCGCCATGACCGCGCCAGAGAAGAAGCTTGAGTACACAGGCACAGATACCGAGCAGGATTATTGGTACTACCGCGACTATGAAATCCGCGGCGTGGTGAAAACCCCGACCGCTGAGATTGAGCTGACCCCGCCTTATGTGGAGTACACCAGCACCAAGTCCGGCGAGACCGACAAGAAGGCGTATCTGGGCGGTACTTCTGCGGCCACCGCGATTGCCGGTAACTTCATCACGGGTTATGCGAGCACTGATATTTCCCGCTACGGCGGTGAGCGTGCCCAGCTGTGTTTGGACAACGTTGGCACCACAAATGCCACGCCGCTGGATATCTGTATCCAGAACGAGCAGTACCCCAATACCTCGGGCAACCGTAACATCCAATACCAGACCCGTGCCTATGTCTGGCAGCTGGAAGGTGACGCTGCCACCGGCACTGCGCTGCCTCTGGGGCTGACTCCGGCATCTGATTCCACCCTGACCTATACCGCTCAGGGCCTGGGTATCAACCTTGATGGCACTGTTGCCGGTCGCTCCCACGTGAACCGCAACGGCAACGATGACTACTTCCGTATGGATGCCGCTTACTGGACCCGTAAGGACGATGGCAGCTACGAGTACCACTGGGTACCCGTGGTGAACCTGGATGATGTGCGCAGCTCCATTGCCTACGACATCAATGACAACGGCATTCTGGTTGGCTCTTACAACAGCTACATTCAGGGTTATACCCGCGATAAGTTCTTCTATTTCGATACCAAGGCGACCGATGCCAAGCCTGTTGTACCGAACGATTTCTACTCAACCCAGTCGGATCTGTCGAGCCGTGGCAAGGCCATCAACAATAAAGGCCAGGTCGTTGGTTTTATTGAAACCACCCACGACAAGGAAAAGCCACGTCCGAAAGCCGGCTTCCTGTTCGACATGAACGCCAAAGAGGGCGGTGAGTTCTCCAACCTCAACAATCTGCTCACCTGTGAGTCAAAAGGCTTTGAGAAGGGCGCTGACGGCAACTGGCAGCGCCACAAGGTGCAGGTGGAAGATGGCAGCGGTAAGACCCTGAGCTACGACTCTGACATCCAGATTGTTGAAGCCAACGGCATCAACGAAGAAGGTGTTATTGTTGGTACTGCCTTTATCCGTAAGCCGGTTTACAAGACCGATGAAAATGGTCTGCCTGTGGTGGAAAACGGCAAGTTTGTATTTGAACTGGATGGCAACGGCAATCCGGTAACCTCTTACCTGCCACGTGCCGTGGTGCTGGAGCCAGCCAGCGGCGCTGAAGCCTGTACCGTGATTGACGGTGATACCGGCGGTGAGAAATACGAACGTCAGGGTGCTGCAACCCTGCTTGGCCTGTTGCTGCTGCCACTGGTGTGGCTGCGCCGCCGGGTTCGCTGA
- a CDS encoding HU family DNA-binding protein, which produces MNKTDLCRRMAKENGLTQPQAKRLLDEILAQISRALEEGETLYLPQFGTFELRYYLPRRFRNPQTGEMMEADGFNQPSFKAAPALKQLVNS; this is translated from the coding sequence ATGAACAAGACAGATCTTTGCCGCCGGATGGCGAAGGAAAATGGCCTAACTCAACCCCAGGCCAAACGACTACTGGATGAAATTCTGGCGCAAATATCCCGCGCGCTCGAAGAAGGCGAAACCCTCTACCTACCCCAATTTGGCACCTTTGAGCTGCGCTATTATTTGCCGCGCCGTTTCAGAAATCCACAAACCGGCGAAATGATGGAAGCTGATGGCTTTAACCAGCCAAGCTTTAAAGCGGCACCCGCATTAAAACAGCTGGTGAATAGCTGA
- a CDS encoding ABC transporter ATP-binding protein, whose protein sequence is MSLVRITNGSLAYGYIPLLKNADLSIEAGERVCIVGRNGAGKSTLLKLIDGESHLDDGELNIATDVRISRLQQDPPKAESGTIYRYIAQGLKEVGDVLDRYHQLSHDLGSADAVAQERMLKEMEGLQGKLDHLNGWQLDSRIQAHCKRLGLDPDKPLSELSGGWQRKVALARALVSEPDLLLLDEPTNHLDIDTIEWLEQFLLGFKGAIVFISHDRGFISRMATRILDLDRGVVTSWPGSYQAYLEGKAEWLRLEAEANAQFDKKLADEEVWIRQGIKARRTRNEGRVRALKALRMERKERINRQGNVRMAVSEGERSGKLVFDVDSLNFNLADKDLVRDFSVSVMRGDRIALIGPNGCGKSTLIKLLIGQLEPQSGNLKTGTKLEIAYFDQYRENLDEEKTVEENVGEGKQTVTVNGNDRHILSYLQDFLFSPARARTPVKALSGGEKNRLLLARLLLRPANLIILDEPTNDLDIETLELLESMLADYDGTLLIVSHDRAFIDNTVTSSWWFTGNGRWAEYVGGYQDAVAQGAKFYAASAEPEGQKSVQAQAPVVKQQPEVKSQKKLSYKLQRELDALPERMEQLEAEIEALQQEVNTPEFYGQPQDMVNARLSLLGEKEQELELCFERWEELESMK, encoded by the coding sequence GTGAGTCTTGTTCGTATCACCAATGGCTCTTTGGCCTATGGCTACATTCCCCTGCTTAAAAACGCCGACCTCAGTATCGAGGCCGGTGAGCGCGTGTGTATTGTGGGTCGCAATGGCGCCGGTAAATCCACCTTGCTCAAGCTTATCGACGGTGAATCCCACCTGGATGATGGCGAGCTGAATATCGCCACCGATGTGCGTATCAGCCGATTACAGCAAGACCCGCCCAAGGCGGAGTCGGGCACCATATACCGCTATATTGCCCAGGGCCTGAAAGAAGTGGGCGATGTGCTCGACAGGTACCATCAGCTGTCTCACGACCTGGGATCTGCCGATGCCGTTGCCCAGGAGCGAATGCTCAAAGAAATGGAAGGTTTGCAGGGCAAGCTTGACCATTTGAACGGCTGGCAGCTTGATAGCCGCATTCAGGCGCATTGCAAACGTCTGGGGCTGGATCCGGATAAACCGCTGAGCGAACTTTCCGGCGGCTGGCAGCGTAAAGTGGCTCTGGCCCGGGCGTTGGTGAGTGAGCCGGATCTGCTGCTGCTCGATGAGCCGACCAACCACCTGGATATAGATACCATCGAGTGGCTGGAGCAGTTTCTGCTTGGCTTTAAAGGCGCCATCGTGTTTATCAGTCACGACCGTGGCTTTATCAGCCGCATGGCTACCCGCATTCTGGATCTCGACCGCGGCGTGGTAACGTCCTGGCCGGGCTCCTATCAGGCTTACCTTGAAGGCAAAGCCGAATGGCTGCGTCTCGAAGCCGAGGCCAATGCTCAGTTCGATAAAAAGCTTGCCGACGAAGAAGTGTGGATCCGTCAGGGCATTAAGGCGCGTCGTACCCGTAACGAAGGTCGGGTGAGGGCACTCAAGGCGCTCAGAATGGAGCGGAAAGAGCGCATCAACCGCCAGGGTAACGTCCGTATGGCGGTGTCTGAAGGCGAGCGCAGCGGCAAGCTGGTGTTCGATGTCGACAGCCTGAATTTCAATCTGGCCGACAAAGATTTGGTGCGGGATTTTTCCGTGAGTGTGATGCGCGGTGACCGTATTGCGCTGATAGGCCCCAACGGCTGCGGTAAATCGACCCTGATCAAGTTGCTGATTGGTCAGCTTGAACCTCAGTCCGGCAACCTCAAAACCGGCACCAAGCTGGAAATTGCCTACTTTGACCAGTATCGCGAAAACCTCGACGAAGAGAAAACCGTTGAGGAAAACGTGGGCGAGGGCAAACAGACGGTGACCGTCAATGGGAATGACCGCCATATCCTCAGCTACCTGCAGGACTTTTTGTTTTCGCCAGCCCGTGCCCGTACGCCGGTAAAAGCGCTTTCGGGCGGTGAAAAGAACCGTCTGTTGCTTGCCCGGCTGCTGCTGCGTCCAGCCAACCTTATCATTCTCGATGAGCCCACCAACGATTTGGACATCGAAACCCTGGAGCTGCTGGAATCTATGCTGGCCGATTACGACGGCACCTTGCTTATCGTCAGTCACGACCGGGCCTTTATCGATAATACCGTGACCAGCAGTTGGTGGTTCACCGGCAATGGTCGCTGGGCCGAATACGTGGGCGGCTATCAGGATGCGGTGGCGCAGGGGGCGAAATTCTACGCCGCCTCTGCGGAACCCGAAGGGCAAAAGAGTGTCCAAGCTCAGGCACCTGTGGTAAAACAGCAGCCTGAAGTGAAATCGCAGAAGAAGCTGTCTTACAAATTGCAGCGGGAGCTGGATGCGCTGCCGGAGCGGATGGAGCAGCTCGAAGCCGAGATTGAGGCGTTGCAACAGGAAGTGAATACCCCCGAGTTTTATGGGCAGCCTCAGGATATGGTCAACGCCCGTCTGAGTTTGCTCGGCGAGAAAGAACAAGAGTTGGAGCTTTGCTTTGAGCGTTGGGAAGAGCTCGAATCAATGAAGTAA
- the fabA gene encoding bifunctional 3-hydroxydecanoyl-ACP dehydratase/trans-2-decenoyl-ACP isomerase — protein sequence MTKANSYTKEELIACGHGELLGKNSPRLPVDNMLMIDRITTINDDGGAFGKGEIVAELDINPDLWFFGCHFVDDPVMPGCLGLDAMWQLVGFFLAWEGAQGKGRALGVGEVKFTGQVLPGAKKVTYRLNIKRTIHRKLVMGIADASLEVDGREIYTATDLKVGVFTDTSTF from the coding sequence ATGACTAAAGCAAACAGCTACACCAAAGAAGAACTGATCGCCTGTGGCCACGGCGAGCTTCTTGGCAAGAATTCTCCCCGTCTGCCCGTCGACAACATGCTGATGATCGATCGCATCACCACCATCAATGACGATGGCGGTGCCTTCGGCAAAGGGGAAATCGTAGCCGAGCTGGATATCAATCCGGATCTTTGGTTCTTTGGTTGCCACTTCGTTGACGATCCTGTGATGCCAGGCTGTCTGGGCCTCGATGCCATGTGGCAGCTGGTTGGTTTCTTCCTGGCATGGGAAGGCGCTCAGGGCAAAGGCCGCGCTCTGGGTGTAGGCGAAGTGAAGTTTACCGGTCAGGTACTGCCTGGCGCCAAGAAGGTAACTTACCGCCTCAACATCAAGCGTACTATTCACCGCAAACTGGTGATGGGCATTGCCGATGCAAGCCTGGAAGTGGATGGTCGTGAAATCTACACGGCTACCGATCTGAAAGTGGGCGTGTTTACCGACACCTCAACCTTCTAA